One genomic window of Clostridium taeniosporum includes the following:
- a CDS encoding DUF4179 domain-containing protein — MINRKLSRILGPVLGSMVFITSLSIGQVKVLADDKGNDNSVALKNAICHDYKDYSININKSVEQNGFKVTLDKVTGTKHNLNVVLKVESDKPIDKEKTEKFISEVTLGNSHSNNSCIWFDYLDDKSFIMHLNGKNHEDKEKFPEKGELRVDLALPNYKVNVGIDAYVDFSKSFKKMIQEKIATKIPEFNLVLDELESNVVGTRFKCSGTYDEKNNEEKDSVNSFLILKKGNIMYRLSSDGFWLSDGEVEGEYIANSATYDRIKDTNDLSIIPIVGHMSYEEMYNMYEKDKENIFNDKDKEILNNVKYKKSFEFSDGNKGEIYNIERKDNKIRVYCKGSTEKAGFLMASNMVMYDEPNKETESFNNTYDGSKYMSFYKNPNDELGYIVEFGNVKDNKLKEIHFDCTTSEIDKYEIGNEVEISK, encoded by the coding sequence ATGATAAATAGAAAGCTAAGTAGGATATTAGGTCCAGTTCTTGGTAGTATGGTATTTATAACAAGCTTAAGTATAGGACAAGTAAAAGTTTTAGCAGATGATAAGGGAAATGATAATTCAGTAGCTTTAAAGAACGCAATCTGCCATGATTATAAAGACTATTCAATTAATATAAACAAAAGTGTTGAGCAAAATGGTTTTAAAGTAACTTTAGATAAGGTTACTGGAACAAAACATAATTTAAATGTAGTTTTAAAGGTAGAAAGTGATAAGCCTATTGATAAAGAAAAAACAGAAAAATTTATAAGTGAAGTAACTTTGGGAAATAGTCATAGTAATAACAGTTGCATATGGTTTGATTATTTAGATGATAAATCATTTATAATGCATTTGAATGGAAAAAATCATGAAGATAAAGAAAAATTTCCAGAAAAAGGAGAACTGAGAGTAGATCTTGCGTTACCAAATTACAAAGTTAATGTAGGAATAGATGCTTATGTAGATTTTTCAAAGTCATTTAAAAAGATGATACAAGAAAAAATAGCTACTAAAATACCAGAGTTTAATTTAGTTTTAGATGAACTAGAATCAAATGTTGTGGGAACTAGATTTAAATGTAGTGGGACTTATGATGAAAAAAATAATGAAGAAAAAGATTCGGTAAATTCCTTTTTGATATTAAAAAAAGGAAATATAATGTATAGACTATCTTCAGATGGATTCTGGTTATCTGATGGGGAAGTAGAAGGTGAATATATAGCTAATTCAGCAACTTATGATAGGATTAAAGATACTAATGACTTGAGTATTATTCCAATAGTTGGTCATATGTCATATGAAGAAATGTATAATATGTATGAAAAAGATAAAGAAAATATTTTTAATGATAAAGATAAGGAAATATTAAACAATGTAAAATATAAAAAATCATTTGAATTTTCTGACGGAAATAAAGGCGAAATATATAATATAGAAAGAAAAGATAATAAAATAAGAGTTTATTGCAAAGGAAGTACAGAAAAAGCAGGATTTTTAATGGCAAGTAATATGGTTATGTATGATGAACCAAATAAAGAGACTGAGAGTTTTAATAATACCTATGATGGAAGTAAATATATGAGTTTTTATAAGAATCCAAATGATGAACTTGGGTATATTGTAGAATTTGGAAATGTTAAAGATAATAAATTAAAAGAAATTCATTTTGATTGTACTACAAGTGAAATAGATAAATATGAAATAGGTAATGAAGTAGAGATATCTAAATAA